A genome region from Solirubrobacter pauli includes the following:
- a CDS encoding response regulator transcription factor gives MRVLIADDHPLFRDGLARAVNARFELVGQAADGREALAGIRRHAPDVAVVDLRMPGLSGLEVIGRSSVPVLVLSAATDSALVYAAVAAGAAGYFSKDAGRDAICDAIAAVGRGEHVLDPSLQAGLFGEIQGRELDGERPLLSDREREILDRIAAGKTAPAIAQELYLSTATVKTHLAHLYEKLGVGDRAAAVAEAMRRGLLE, from the coding sequence ATGCGAGTGCTGATCGCGGACGACCATCCGCTGTTCCGAGATGGGCTCGCACGCGCGGTGAACGCGCGCTTCGAGCTGGTCGGGCAGGCCGCGGACGGGCGGGAGGCGCTCGCGGGGATCCGCCGCCACGCGCCGGACGTCGCCGTGGTGGACCTGCGGATGCCCGGGCTCTCCGGGCTCGAGGTGATCGGCCGCTCCTCGGTGCCGGTGCTGGTGCTGTCGGCAGCGACGGACAGCGCGCTCGTGTACGCGGCGGTCGCGGCCGGCGCGGCCGGCTACTTCTCCAAGGACGCCGGGCGTGACGCGATCTGCGACGCCATCGCCGCCGTGGGGCGCGGAGAGCACGTGCTCGACCCGAGCCTGCAGGCGGGGCTGTTCGGCGAGATCCAAGGCCGTGAGCTCGACGGTGAGCGTCCGCTGCTCAGCGACCGCGAGCGCGAGATCCTCGACCGGATCGCGGCGGGCAAGACCGCGCCCGCGATCGCCCAGGAGCTGTACTTGAGCACGGCGACGGTCAAGACGCACCTCGCGCACCTGTACGAGAAGCTGGGCGTCGGCGACCGCGCGGCGGCCGTCGCGGAGGCGATGCGGCGCGGCCTGTTGGAATGA
- the hydA gene encoding dihydropyrimidinase, whose protein sequence is MTRLIRGGRVVTATDAFDADVLIDGEAIVAVGTGLSGDEEIDASGCLVLPGLVDNHTHLSMPFGGTWSCDDYDTGTAAAAAGGTTSIVDFCIQYVGGSLKDALAEWHGRADGAAHIDYGFHCAITDARPEVVAEMEQCVAEGVTSFKVFMAYKGALMVDDEQFIAVLEQTGKTGGLVMVHCENGDAVVRYQKEALERGDTDPKFHASTRPPEVEGEATSRAIRLAEWTGRPLFVVHVTCEEAVKEIQAARDRGLPIFGETCIQYLYLTVEDLDRPGFEGAKYVCSPPLREAYNQHVLYQALRQGALQGISTDHCPFNFKEQKELGLGDFTKIPNGLPAIEHRLTLLYDRSVREGHMDIVDVVRHGSWGPARIFGLDKKGAIAPGFDADIVVFDPEVKHTISAETHVMNVDYDPFEGWEVQGKPRFVFSRGDTVYADGQVVSEPGRGRFLKRSLFEPALG, encoded by the coding sequence ATGACACGGCTCATCCGGGGTGGGCGGGTCGTCACCGCCACCGACGCGTTCGACGCGGACGTGCTCATCGACGGCGAGGCGATCGTCGCGGTCGGCACCGGCCTGTCCGGCGACGAGGAGATCGACGCCTCTGGCTGCCTGGTCCTGCCGGGCCTGGTGGACAACCACACGCACCTCTCGATGCCGTTCGGCGGCACCTGGAGCTGCGACGACTACGACACCGGCACGGCGGCCGCCGCCGCGGGCGGCACGACGTCGATCGTCGACTTCTGCATCCAGTACGTCGGTGGGTCCTTGAAGGACGCGCTGGCCGAGTGGCACGGCCGCGCCGACGGCGCGGCGCACATCGACTACGGCTTCCACTGCGCGATCACCGACGCGCGGCCCGAGGTCGTGGCCGAGATGGAGCAGTGCGTCGCCGAGGGCGTGACCTCGTTCAAGGTCTTCATGGCCTACAAGGGCGCGCTGATGGTCGACGACGAGCAGTTCATCGCCGTGCTCGAGCAGACGGGCAAGACCGGCGGGCTCGTGATGGTGCACTGCGAGAACGGCGACGCGGTCGTCCGCTACCAGAAGGAAGCGCTCGAGCGCGGGGACACCGACCCGAAGTTCCACGCGTCCACGCGGCCGCCCGAGGTGGAGGGCGAGGCGACGTCGCGCGCGATCCGGCTGGCGGAGTGGACGGGCCGGCCGCTGTTCGTCGTGCACGTCACCTGCGAGGAGGCGGTCAAGGAGATCCAGGCCGCGCGTGACCGCGGGCTGCCGATCTTCGGCGAGACCTGCATCCAGTACCTCTACCTGACCGTCGAGGACCTGGACCGCCCCGGCTTCGAAGGGGCCAAGTACGTCTGCTCCCCGCCGCTGCGCGAGGCCTACAACCAGCACGTGCTCTACCAGGCGCTGCGCCAGGGCGCGCTCCAGGGCATCAGCACCGACCACTGCCCCTTCAACTTCAAGGAGCAGAAGGAGCTCGGCCTCGGCGACTTCACGAAGATCCCGAACGGGCTCCCCGCGATCGAGCACCGGCTGACCCTGCTCTACGACCGCAGCGTCCGCGAGGGCCACATGGACATCGTCGACGTCGTCCGCCACGGCAGCTGGGGCCCGGCGCGGATCTTCGGCCTCGACAAGAAGGGCGCGATCGCCCCGGGCTTCGACGCGGACATCGTCGTCTTCGACCCCGAGGTCAAGCACACGATCAGCGCGGAGACGCACGTCATGAACGTCGACTACGACCCGTTCGAGGGCTGGGAGGTGCAGGGCAAGCCCCGCTTCGTCTTCTCCCGCGGCGACACGGTCTACGCCGACGGCCAGGTCGTCTCCGAGCCCGGCCGCGGGCGCTTCCTCAAGCGGTCGCTGTTCGAGCCGGCGCTGGGCTGA
- a CDS encoding DUF427 domain-containing protein yields the protein MERVWDYPRPPAVVPCERRVRVELDGEVVADSTRALRVLETSHPPVIYIPPHDVVDGWLVPSRKRTSWCEFKGRAHYFYAATRSDERPVAWTYHDPSPGYEALKGHIAFYPARVDAAYLDDERVEAQDSDFYGGWITSDLVGPFKGPAGTLGW from the coding sequence ATGGAACGTGTTTGGGACTACCCGCGGCCGCCGGCGGTCGTGCCGTGCGAGCGGCGCGTCCGGGTCGAGCTGGACGGCGAGGTCGTGGCCGACTCCACCCGTGCGCTGCGCGTGCTGGAGACGAGCCACCCGCCGGTGATCTACATCCCGCCCCACGACGTCGTGGACGGGTGGCTCGTGCCGAGCCGCAAGCGCACCAGCTGGTGTGAGTTCAAGGGCCGCGCGCACTACTTCTACGCCGCGACCCGCTCGGACGAGCGCCCGGTCGCCTGGACCTACCACGACCCCTCGCCGGGCTACGAGGCCCTCAAGGGCCACATCGCCTTCTACCCGGCCCGGGTCGACGCCGCCTACCTCGACGACGAGCGCGTCGAGGCCCAGGACAGCGACTTCTACGGCGGCTGGATCACCAGCGACCTGGTGGGCCCGTTCAAGGGCCCAGCAGGCACGCTCGGCTGGTGA
- a CDS encoding electron transfer flavoprotein-ubiquinone oxidoreductase, with translation MNRAPSEFPPPVDSAAEFVGPPTDDPDERIEVGVAIVGGGQAGLACAIRLLQLLADDEELTERLGEVPVAVIEKGRVAGAHQLSGGVMNPSAIRELLPDDDSWPHYGEVKRETVYFMPNRKRAVPLKPTPPPFRNHGNYVVSVAELNRWLGEKAEELGAYILTETTGDKLLVEEGKVVGVRTGDKGRDKSGGEKGNFEPGSDVMAQATVLAEGCWGHLTGAALKALDLAPKDPQVWALGVKEVWEVEQPFDKVVHTLGWPLRAGAKWQEFGGSWIYGMNREGETPKVSIGFVTGLDWTDARFSVHDVLQEFKLHPLVKKILGDGKRVAWGAKAIPEGGYWAMPKLHAPGMVIAGDAGGMVNVPKLKGIHYAIESGRLAAETIYQQLKAGSSDFKGYEDAVYKSKMGQELYESRNMKQPFGKGLVVGGALTNAMVLTKGRFPGGHWPTHRDAEAPLRYSGREERYPKPDGKYTFDKLSGVFLTGNATRDDAPSHIKIQQRVPREVADAWTYMCPAGVYEVPEDAPAEGMVDLIVNPSNCVQCGAITAKGGRLTPPEGGDGPVYQIT, from the coding sequence GTGAACCGCGCCCCCAGCGAGTTCCCGCCGCCGGTCGACTCGGCGGCGGAGTTCGTCGGCCCGCCGACGGACGATCCGGACGAGCGGATCGAGGTCGGCGTCGCGATCGTCGGCGGCGGGCAGGCCGGGCTGGCCTGCGCCATCCGCCTGCTGCAGCTGCTGGCCGACGACGAGGAGCTCACCGAGCGCCTCGGCGAGGTGCCCGTGGCCGTGATCGAGAAGGGCCGGGTCGCGGGGGCGCATCAGCTCTCGGGCGGGGTCATGAACCCGAGCGCGATCCGGGAGCTGCTCCCGGACGACGACTCGTGGCCGCACTACGGCGAGGTCAAGCGCGAGACGGTGTACTTCATGCCGAACCGCAAGCGCGCGGTTCCCTTGAAGCCGACGCCGCCGCCCTTCAGGAACCACGGCAACTACGTCGTCTCCGTCGCCGAGCTCAACCGCTGGCTGGGCGAGAAGGCGGAGGAGCTGGGCGCCTACATCCTCACCGAGACCACGGGCGACAAGCTCCTGGTCGAGGAGGGCAAGGTCGTCGGCGTCCGCACGGGCGACAAGGGTCGCGACAAGTCCGGCGGCGAGAAGGGCAACTTCGAGCCCGGCAGCGACGTGATGGCCCAGGCCACCGTGCTCGCCGAGGGCTGCTGGGGGCACCTCACCGGCGCCGCCCTGAAAGCGCTCGACCTCGCGCCGAAGGACCCGCAGGTGTGGGCGCTCGGCGTCAAGGAGGTGTGGGAGGTCGAGCAGCCGTTCGACAAGGTCGTCCACACGCTCGGCTGGCCGCTGCGCGCCGGTGCGAAGTGGCAGGAGTTCGGCGGCTCGTGGATCTACGGCATGAACCGCGAGGGCGAGACGCCGAAGGTCTCGATCGGCTTCGTCACCGGCCTCGACTGGACCGACGCGCGCTTCTCCGTCCACGACGTGCTGCAGGAGTTCAAGCTGCACCCGCTCGTCAAGAAGATCCTCGGCGATGGCAAGCGCGTCGCCTGGGGCGCGAAGGCGATCCCCGAGGGCGGCTACTGGGCGATGCCCAAGCTGCACGCGCCGGGCATGGTCATCGCCGGCGACGCGGGCGGGATGGTCAACGTGCCCAAGCTCAAGGGCATCCACTACGCGATCGAGTCGGGCCGGCTCGCCGCCGAGACCATCTACCAGCAGCTCAAGGCCGGCTCGTCCGACTTCAAGGGCTACGAGGACGCGGTCTACAAGTCCAAGATGGGCCAGGAGCTCTACGAGTCGCGCAACATGAAGCAGCCGTTCGGCAAGGGCCTCGTCGTCGGCGGCGCGCTGACGAACGCGATGGTCCTCACCAAGGGCCGTTTCCCGGGCGGGCACTGGCCGACGCACCGCGACGCCGAGGCGCCACTGCGCTACTCGGGCCGCGAGGAGCGCTATCCGAAGCCGGACGGCAAGTACACGTTCGACAAGCTGAGCGGCGTCTTCCTGACCGGCAACGCGACCCGCGACGACGCGCCGTCGCACATCAAGATCCAGCAGCGCGTCCCGCGGGAGGTCGCCGACGCGTGGACCTACATGTGCCCGGCCGGCGTCTACGAGGTGCCCGAGGACGCGCCGGCTGAAGGGATGGTCGACCTGATCGTCAACCCCTCCAACTGCGTCCAGTGCGGCGCGATCACCGCCAAGGGCGGCCGGCTCACCCCGCCCGAAGGCGGAGACGGACCGGTCTACCAGATCACTTAG
- a CDS encoding electron transfer flavoprotein subunit alpha/FixB family protein — protein MSGILVYALHYEGAFNKNSLGAVSEGARLAQQLGTECHAIVIGEGVSDDLAGQLGNYGASKVYRVEGPEGLAQPVVDAMEAAIAAGGHEYALFGGGLLGFEIGAGLAARLDAGVCMEVTSVRVEEGKLVAERPILQDSQISSVHYRSGVGVIIGRLNAFEVAETGGTATVEDLPVEFKAHSLKAKMVQRGEQRGADVNIEDADVLVAGGRGLGKKEGFDALEELAGALGGAVAATRAVVDAGWYSYSAQIGQTGKTVSPKLYLAAGISGAIQHKVGMQASENIVAINKDSNAPIFEFSDLGIVGDLNKIVPKLTEAVKAKKGA, from the coding sequence ATGAGCGGCATCCTGGTCTACGCGCTGCACTACGAGGGCGCGTTCAACAAGAACTCGCTCGGCGCGGTCTCCGAGGGCGCGCGCCTGGCGCAGCAGCTCGGCACCGAGTGCCACGCGATCGTCATCGGCGAGGGCGTGTCGGACGACCTCGCGGGGCAGCTGGGCAACTACGGCGCCTCGAAGGTCTACCGCGTCGAGGGGCCCGAGGGCCTCGCGCAGCCGGTCGTGGACGCCATGGAGGCGGCCATCGCCGCCGGTGGCCACGAGTACGCGCTGTTCGGCGGCGGCCTGCTCGGCTTCGAGATCGGCGCCGGCCTCGCCGCGCGCCTGGACGCCGGCGTGTGCATGGAGGTCACCAGCGTGCGCGTGGAGGAGGGCAAGCTCGTCGCCGAGCGCCCGATCCTGCAGGACTCGCAGATCTCCTCGGTGCACTACCGCTCGGGCGTCGGCGTGATCATCGGCCGCCTGAACGCGTTCGAGGTCGCCGAGACCGGCGGCACGGCCACCGTCGAGGACCTGCCGGTCGAGTTCAAGGCGCACAGCCTGAAGGCGAAGATGGTCCAGCGCGGCGAGCAGCGCGGCGCGGACGTCAACATCGAGGACGCCGACGTCCTCGTCGCCGGGGGTCGCGGCCTCGGCAAGAAGGAGGGCTTCGACGCGCTCGAGGAGCTCGCCGGCGCGCTCGGCGGTGCCGTCGCGGCGACGCGTGCGGTGGTCGACGCGGGCTGGTACTCGTACTCGGCGCAGATCGGCCAGACGGGGAAGACCGTGTCGCCCAAGCTCTACCTGGCGGCGGGCATCTCCGGCGCCATCCAGCACAAGGTCGGCATGCAGGCGAGCGAGAACATCGTCGCCATCAACAAGGACTCCAACGCGCCGATCTTCGAGTTCTCCGACCTCGGCATCGTCGGCGACCTGAACAAGATCGTGCCCAAGCTCACCGAGGCCGTGAAGGCGAAGAAGGGCGCGTAG
- a CDS encoding electron transfer flavoprotein subunit beta/FixA family protein encodes MKICVLVKEVPDAAVEKRINPSTGRLDRGGEKNLNPFDTHAIEAAMQLKEGGALSIDEVVAVTMGPESAKRALTKAVSLGADRSVHLSDDALAGSDVNGTGYALAQVLASENPDLVLLGQQSDDGECYTIGAVVADHLQMPSLTQVIKIDVEGGALRCERQAEYGYDTVQVELPAVISVGDAINEPRYPSLKAIMGAKKKPLETKAAGDVGIEAGRVGYDNARAHCSEFAAPPAKAAGQIIEDEDTNETVEKIVAWLDERKLLA; translated from the coding sequence GTGAAGATCTGCGTCCTGGTCAAAGAGGTGCCGGACGCCGCCGTCGAGAAGCGCATCAACCCCTCGACGGGGCGGCTGGACCGAGGCGGGGAGAAGAACCTCAACCCGTTCGACACGCACGCCATCGAGGCGGCCATGCAGCTCAAGGAGGGCGGCGCCCTCTCGATCGACGAGGTGGTCGCCGTCACGATGGGGCCCGAGAGCGCCAAGCGCGCGCTCACCAAGGCGGTCTCGCTCGGCGCCGACCGCTCGGTGCACCTGAGCGACGACGCGCTCGCGGGCTCGGACGTGAACGGCACGGGCTACGCGCTCGCGCAGGTGCTCGCCTCCGAGAACCCGGATCTCGTGCTGCTGGGCCAGCAGTCCGACGATGGCGAGTGCTACACGATCGGCGCCGTGGTCGCCGACCACCTGCAGATGCCGTCGCTTACGCAGGTCATCAAGATCGACGTCGAGGGCGGCGCGCTGCGTTGCGAGCGCCAGGCCGAGTACGGCTACGACACCGTCCAGGTGGAGCTGCCGGCCGTGATCTCCGTCGGTGACGCGATCAACGAGCCGCGCTACCCGTCGCTGAAGGCGATCATGGGCGCCAAGAAGAAGCCGCTGGAGACCAAGGCCGCCGGCGACGTCGGCATCGAGGCCGGTCGCGTCGGCTACGACAACGCGCGCGCCCACTGCAGCGAGTTCGCCGCGCCGCCCGCCAAGGCCGCCGGCCAGATCATCGAGGACGAGGACACGAACGAGACGGTCGAGAAGATCGTCGCGTGGCTGGACGAGAGGAAGCTCCTGGCATGA